A single region of the Austwickia chelonae genome encodes:
- a CDS encoding OsmC family protein yields MTENTQDRTAHAPTTSGDRREVTVERLGAGFVARNAEGNSLEFGDTAAGQLNPIEMLLAAIGGCAAIDVVTLTDRRAETTTFQVTIGADKLRDELHNHLGPVDVRFDVRFDGPGKEDAESVLPNAVRMAQDRLCTVSRTVSLGTPVDMGLVSDTTE; encoded by the coding sequence ATGACCGAGAACACCCAGGACCGGACCGCTCACGCCCCCACCACATCCGGGGACCGTCGTGAAGTCACCGTCGAACGACTCGGCGCTGGATTCGTCGCCCGTAACGCCGAAGGCAACAGCCTCGAGTTCGGGGACACCGCAGCCGGCCAGCTCAACCCGATCGAGATGCTCCTGGCCGCTATCGGCGGCTGCGCGGCGATCGACGTCGTCACCCTGACCGACCGTCGGGCCGAGACGACGACCTTCCAGGTCACCATCGGTGCCGACAAGCTCCGGGACGAACTCCACAACCACCTCGGACCCGTCGACGTGCGCTTCGACGTGCGCTTCGACGGACCGGGCAAGGAGGACGCCGAGTCAGTGCTGCCCAATGCCGTACGCATGGCACAGGACCGACTGTGTACTGTGAGCCGCACTGTCAGCCTCGGAACTCCCGTCGACATGGGATTGGTGTCGGACACCACGGAGTGA